The Candidatus Eremiobacteraceae bacterium genome includes a window with the following:
- a CDS encoding VOC family protein, with protein MAVLEKVAIQGVDAAIYLVKDVDRAKKFWQDTMGCTMTMDYGPYGGEFTFGDDTTFGLYKPDDQEWRRGGGMIFRVDDLPAAVEHYKSRGVKFDEDGKIEESPGCWMAFAEDSEGNNFILHKRKA; from the coding sequence ATGGCAGTGCTGGAGAAGGTCGCGATTCAAGGCGTCGACGCCGCTATCTACTTAGTCAAAGACGTCGATCGGGCGAAGAAATTCTGGCAGGACACGATGGGCTGCACGATGACTATGGACTACGGTCCATACGGCGGCGAATTCACGTTTGGCGACGACACGACATTTGGTCTCTACAAACCTGACGACCAGGAATGGCGTCGAGGCGGCGGGATGATTTTCCGCGTCGACGACCTGCCGGCTGCGGTCGAGCATTATAAATCGCGCGGGGTGAAGTTCGATGAGGACGGAAAAATCGAAGAATCTCCCGGGTGCTGGATGGCATTCGCCGAGGACAGCGAAGGCAATAACTTCATCCTGCACAAGCGCAAGGCCTGA